The following are from one region of the Chloroflexota bacterium genome:
- a CDS encoding FAD-dependent oxidoreductase: MAHLGTLSNPVRVAIIGSGPAAFYAAEALFKQTSVLAQVDMFDRLPTPYGLVRGGVAPDHPKIKSVTKVYEKIAADARFRFYGNVEFGKHLALADLKDFYHQVLFATGAQTDRRMGIPGEDLRGSHPATEFVAWYNGHPDYADCQFDLSVERAAVVGVGNVAIDVARILSRTRAELMQTDIASHALDALSQSNIKEVYLLGRRGPVQAAFTNPEIKEVGEMQDADVFTRADEVELDALSRAELEKDTDPMTRKKVEILQGYALRKPSGKSRRLHVRFLVSPVELVGDDAGRVTKMRLVRNTLVASESGALSAKATNQFEELEVGLVFRSVGYRGVALPDVPFHDKWGVILNEQGRVLDPQTKQPLAGMYASGWIKRGPSGVIGTNKPDSVETVNEMLEDATQGATFTPAHPDASSAERLIVERQPRFIAFADWVKLDKLELARGAEQGRPRVKFSSVEEMLRAVGK, translated from the coding sequence ATGGCGCACTTGGGCACGTTATCGAACCCTGTGCGAGTCGCGATCATCGGTTCGGGTCCCGCCGCGTTCTATGCCGCCGAGGCGCTCTTCAAGCAAACCAGCGTGCTAGCCCAAGTGGATATGTTCGACCGCTTGCCGACGCCGTACGGGTTGGTGCGCGGCGGGGTTGCTCCCGATCATCCTAAAATCAAAAGCGTCACGAAGGTGTACGAAAAGATCGCGGCGGACGCGCGGTTTCGATTCTACGGCAACGTCGAGTTCGGCAAACATCTTGCGCTCGCCGACCTTAAGGATTTCTACCACCAAGTTTTATTCGCGACCGGCGCGCAGACCGACCGGCGGATGGGCATTCCCGGCGAAGACCTGCGCGGCAGTCATCCGGCAACCGAGTTCGTCGCGTGGTACAACGGACACCCGGATTACGCCGACTGCCAATTCGATTTGTCCGTGGAGCGCGCCGCGGTTGTCGGCGTGGGTAACGTCGCGATTGATGTCGCGCGGATTCTCTCGCGCACGCGCGCCGAACTGATGCAAACCGATATTGCTTCTCACGCGCTCGACGCGTTGAGTCAGAGCAACATCAAAGAAGTGTACTTGTTGGGACGACGCGGACCCGTCCAAGCCGCGTTCACGAATCCGGAAATCAAAGAGGTTGGCGAGATGCAGGATGCGGATGTGTTCACGCGCGCCGATGAGGTGGAACTCGATGCGCTCAGTCGCGCAGAATTGGAAAAAGATACCGATCCGATGACGCGAAAAAAAGTCGAGATTCTGCAAGGGTACGCGCTTCGCAAACCGTCGGGCAAATCGCGCCGGTTGCACGTGCGCTTTCTCGTTTCGCCGGTGGAACTCGTCGGCGATGACGCAGGACGCGTGACGAAAATGCGGCTCGTCCGCAACACACTTGTCGCATCCGAGTCGGGCGCGTTGAGCGCGAAAGCCACGAATCAATTCGAAGAACTAGAGGTCGGCTTGGTGTTTCGCTCGGTCGGTTATCGCGGCGTCGCGTTGCCCGACGTACCGTTCCACGACAAATGGGGCGTCATTCTCAACGAACAGGGTCGCGTGCTGGATCCGCAAACGAAACAACCACTCGCCGGCATGTACGCGTCCGGTTGGATCAAGCGCGGACCGAGCGGCGTGATCGGCACGAACAAGCCAGACTCGGTCGAGACCGTCAATGAGATGCTCGAAGATGCAACCCAGGGCGCAACGTTCACGCCCGCGCATCCGGACGCGTCGAGCGCGGAGCGATTGATTGTCGAACGCCAACCGCGTTTCATCGCGTTCGCGGATTGGGTCAAGCTCGATAAACTGGAACTGGCGCGCGGCGCGGAACAAGGTCGTCCGCGCGTCAAGTTTTCGAGCGTGGAAGAGATGTTGCGCGCGGTAGGTAAATAA
- a CDS encoding MFS transporter produces MKFGWTQYITINAYWLGLATLSQTMAPLVLPLLIEQFVGEAQKATYYGTLRLWGLMVALLAQAFWGLLSDASTLRWGRRRPFILGGAVLNLVFIVAIGFSAGMSGFAGYVFLFAMYVLLQISANAAHGATQGLIPDLVPENQRGKFSGVKAILEVPLPVIIVSFTVGRLIQAGNMWGALFVAMGVVLATALLTMFVREQAPQGAAALVSQAWSAFARLVLMTALFTGIILGLGEAVRLGSAFTDGLDASSLFIAMGLLGLLAMSIAIALGVWVSVRIGAGDATRNPSFTWWIVNRLAFLAGAVNLSSFAIFFLQARLGLVREKAAGPAANMLLFVGVFVLIFASLAGWLSDRIGHTRVVAFAGALAAFGTAVAIAAPDLNVIYAGACIIGAAIGMFYTANWALGTRLVPPDQAARYLGISNLAGAGAGAVGAYIGGPIADLFTARFPDLPGLGYVLLFAMYGALFLLSMLALARVKDATR; encoded by the coding sequence ATGAAATTCGGTTGGACGCAGTACATCACGATCAACGCGTACTGGCTCGGTCTCGCGACACTGTCGCAAACGATGGCGCCGCTCGTGTTGCCGTTGCTCATCGAGCAATTTGTTGGCGAAGCGCAAAAGGCGACGTACTATGGCACGCTGCGTTTGTGGGGCTTGATGGTCGCGTTGCTCGCGCAAGCGTTTTGGGGTCTACTCTCCGATGCAAGCACGTTGCGCTGGGGACGCCGCCGACCGTTCATCCTCGGCGGCGCGGTGCTGAACCTGGTGTTCATTGTCGCGATTGGATTCTCGGCGGGCATGTCCGGTTTTGCCGGTTACGTTTTCCTTTTTGCGATGTACGTGCTTCTGCAAATTTCCGCGAACGCCGCGCACGGCGCGACCCAGGGTCTGATTCCCGACCTGGTTCCCGAAAATCAGCGCGGCAAATTTTCCGGCGTCAAAGCGATCCTCGAAGTGCCACTCCCGGTGATTATTGTTTCGTTCACCGTCGGTCGTCTGATTCAAGCCGGGAATATGTGGGGCGCGTTGTTCGTCGCGATGGGCGTCGTTCTGGCGACAGCGTTGCTCACGATGTTTGTGCGCGAGCAAGCCCCGCAAGGCGCGGCGGCATTGGTCAGTCAAGCGTGGAGCGCGTTCGCGCGACTCGTACTGATGACCGCGCTGTTCACCGGAATCATCCTGGGTCTGGGCGAAGCCGTTCGATTGGGGAGCGCGTTCACCGACGGATTGGACGCATCAAGTTTGTTTATCGCGATGGGCTTGCTGGGTCTGCTCGCGATGAGCATCGCGATCGCGCTCGGCGTCTGGGTGAGTGTTCGCATCGGCGCGGGCGACGCGACGCGCAATCCCTCGTTCACGTGGTGGATCGTGAATCGGCTGGCGTTTCTTGCCGGCGCAGTCAATCTTTCGTCATTCGCGATTTTCTTTTTGCAAGCGCGGCTCGGACTCGTGCGCGAAAAAGCGGCGGGACCCGCGGCGAACATGCTCTTGTTCGTCGGCGTGTTCGTTTTGATTTTCGCGTCGCTCGCCGGCTGGCTCTCGGATCGGATCGGGCACACGCGCGTCGTCGCGTTCGCCGGCGCGCTCGCGGCGTTTGGCACCGCAGTCGCGATTGCCGCGCCCGATCTCAATGTGATTTACGCGGGCGCGTGCATCATCGGCGCGGCGATTGGCATGTTCTACACCGCGAACTGGGCGCTGGGTACGCGGCTCGTGCCGCCAGACCAAGCCGCGCGATACCTGGGAATTTCGAATCTCGCCGGCGCGGGCGCAGGCGCAGTCGGTGCGTACATCGGCGGACCGATTGCGGACTTGTTCACCGCGCGTTTTCCCGATTTGCCGGGGCTGGGTTACGTGTTGCTGTTCGCGATGTACGGCGCGTTGTTTTTGCTTTCCATGCTTGCGCTTGCGCGCGTGAAAGATGCGACGCGTTGA
- a CDS encoding CBS domain-containing protein, which produces MKIQNILATKGANSITIHPEQSLKDAVILLGKHNIGALVVVDEAGKLVGMLSERDIVRQAMYREDLFLLPVSHVMTERVVTGTPDDDLKSVMHRMTEGRFRHLPVVEQGKLVGVVSIGDVVKAVLAEYQGEIETLETQVMEA; this is translated from the coding sequence ATGAAAATTCAAAACATTCTTGCCACCAAGGGCGCCAATTCCATCACTATTCACCCGGAACAGTCGCTCAAGGATGCGGTGATCTTGTTGGGTAAACACAATATCGGCGCATTGGTTGTCGTGGACGAGGCGGGCAAACTGGTTGGGATGCTCTCCGAGCGCGACATTGTGCGCCAGGCGATGTATCGTGAAGACCTTTTCTTGTTGCCGGTCAGTCACGTGATGACGGAACGCGTGGTGACAGGCACGCCGGACGATGATCTCAAGTCGGTGATGCATCGCATGACTGAGGGGCGTTTTCGCCATCTGCCGGTCGTCGAGCAAGGGAAACTCGTCGGCGTCGTTTCGATTGGCGATGTCGTCAAAGCCGTGCTCGCCGAATACCAGGGCGAAATCGAAACCCTTGAAACCCAGGTCATGGAGGCGTAA
- a CDS encoding glycyl-radical enzyme activating protein yields the protein MDSTALTFNLQQFSTADGPGIRTTVFMKGCPLRCVWCHNPEGMSPHLDLMWYDARCIGARECLRVCPENALTLTPAGIAIDRKRCTVCGKCAEACPASALVVIGKEWKPEKLLEELLKDKVFYETSGGGVTFSGGEPMMQTDFLCEVLPRCKDGGLHVALDTCGAVALERYQRVVEWLDLALFDLKIMDGAKHQQATGVGNELILNNARWLASRGVPMWIRTPIIPGYTDDHANIQAIARFICDELPTVERWDLVAYTNLGKPKYHRLDLPYALENVSLLTRDEMESVWRVAHDIAPVARWSGATR from the coding sequence ATGGACTCGACCGCACTCACCTTCAACCTTCAACAATTCAGCACCGCAGACGGACCTGGCATCCGCACGACCGTGTTTATGAAAGGATGCCCGCTTCGTTGTGTGTGGTGTCACAATCCCGAAGGCATGTCGCCACATCTCGATTTGATGTGGTACGATGCGCGGTGCATTGGCGCGCGCGAATGTTTGCGCGTTTGTCCGGAAAATGCGTTGACACTCACGCCGGCGGGGATCGCGATTGACCGCAAACGATGTACGGTGTGTGGGAAATGCGCGGAGGCGTGTCCGGCAAGCGCGCTGGTTGTGATAGGGAAAGAATGGAAACCAGAGAAATTGCTGGAGGAATTGCTGAAGGACAAGGTGTTTTACGAAACATCCGGCGGCGGCGTCACGTTCAGTGGCGGCGAGCCGATGATGCAGACCGATTTTCTCTGCGAGGTGTTGCCGCGTTGCAAAGATGGCGGACTGCACGTCGCGCTCGACACGTGCGGCGCGGTCGCATTAGAACGTTACCAGCGCGTCGTCGAATGGCTTGACCTGGCGTTGTTCGATCTGAAAATCATGGACGGCGCAAAACATCAGCAAGCGACCGGCGTTGGCAACGAGTTGATTTTGAACAATGCGCGCTGGCTTGCATCGCGTGGCGTGCCGATGTGGATTCGCACGCCGATCATTCCCGGCTACACCGACGACCACGCGAACATCCAAGCGATTGCGCGATTCATTTGCGACGAACTGCCGACGGTCGAACGCTGGGACTTGGTCGCGTACACGAATCTCGGCAAGCCAAAATATCATCGGCTCGATTTGCCGTATGCGCTGGAAAATGTATCGTTGCTCACGCGTGATGAAATGGAATCGGTGTGGCGCGTCGCGCACGACATTGCGCCGGTCGCGCGATGGTCGGGGGCGACGCGGTGA
- a CDS encoding ABC transporter permease → MVTYIIRRLLAMIPTLFLVSLCAFIIIRLPPGDFMDRFAANVGTSGSSLDQATIENLRHQYGLDQPAYLQYVTWIAGFTHGDFGYSLQYKRPVGELIWDYMGWTLLITMIGLAFTWIIAIPIGIYSATHQYSKGDITFSFLGFLGLSIPDFALALLYLAIGIFAFNASVTGLFSSGMEKAPWSIEKVLDLLNHLIWPSLMLGAAGMAQLIRIMRGSLLDVLGQQYITTARAKGLKENVVVNKYAVRVAINPLISVMGMQLPELFNGATTLGIVLTLPTIGRILLDALLSMDMYLAGTILLFLAFLLMVGNLLADIALAWVDPRIRLE, encoded by the coding sequence ATGGTAACCTACATCATCCGGCGCTTGTTAGCGATGATCCCGACTTTGTTTCTCGTCTCGTTGTGCGCGTTTATCATCATCCGATTGCCGCCCGGCGATTTTATGGATCGGTTCGCCGCCAATGTCGGCACGAGCGGTTCGAGTTTGGATCAAGCCACCATCGAGAATTTGCGGCATCAATATGGACTCGATCAACCCGCGTATCTGCAATACGTGACCTGGATCGCCGGTTTTACGCATGGTGACTTTGGCTATTCGCTTCAATACAAACGACCGGTGGGTGAATTGATTTGGGACTATATGGGATGGACGCTCTTGATCACCATGATCGGGCTTGCGTTCACGTGGATTATCGCCATTCCGATTGGGATTTATTCTGCCACGCATCAGTACTCCAAGGGCGACATTACGTTCTCCTTCCTGGGTTTCCTGGGTTTATCCATCCCCGACTTTGCGCTCGCCTTGTTGTATCTCGCAATCGGTATTTTCGCTTTCAACGCCTCGGTCACCGGTCTGTTTTCGAGCGGCATGGAGAAAGCGCCGTGGTCAATTGAAAAAGTCCTCGATCTGCTCAATCATCTCATCTGGCCCTCGCTGATGCTCGGCGCGGCAGGTATGGCACAGTTGATTCGCATCATGCGCGGTAGTCTGCTCGATGTCCTGGGTCAGCAGTACATCACGACCGCGCGCGCCAAAGGGTTGAAAGAGAACGTCGTCGTCAACAAGTATGCCGTGCGCGTGGCGATCAATCCGCTCATTAGTGTGATGGGGATGCAGTTGCCGGAGTTGTTCAACGGCGCGACGACGCTGGGCATCGTCCTTACCTTGCCAACCATCGGACGCATTCTCCTTGACGCGTTGTTGAGCATGGATATGTATCTCGCCGGAACGATCTTGCTCTTTTTAGCATTCTTACTCATGGTGGGCAACCTGCTGGCAGATATTGCCTTGGCGTGGGTTGACCCAAGGATCAGATTAGAATGA
- a CDS encoding pyridoxamine 5'-phosphate oxidase family protein has product MTVLEQHPGLLDALRGETTPKFLATRSAAGVPNVVPCISLQPADGQPDTVFFGNFLLRKSIVNLKEDSRVGILVITPELNGWILKCDFVEFQRTGAYVEKVMSGSLLRYNAYTGIRDASVIRVRSVENTFAISKMQVMTDYLRARFAGIIKPGHTDGGVTIPRQVQHEFAKMVAVKVLAWIGDDGYPMIIPALSMQPTGAENLICHTMPTLPHPPTETQVATNILTFDAISYQAKGKWNLRGDIGNLCVQEVYAGGPPLPGERVA; this is encoded by the coding sequence ATGACAGTCCTGGAACAACACCCAGGTTTGCTTGACGCGTTGCGCGGCGAGACGACGCCGAAATTTTTGGCGACGCGTAGCGCGGCAGGGGTACCGAACGTCGTGCCGTGCATTTCACTGCAACCCGCCGACGGTCAACCCGACACCGTTTTCTTTGGCAACTTTTTGCTCCGCAAGAGTATCGTCAATCTCAAAGAAGATTCGCGCGTCGGCATCCTCGTTATCACGCCGGAACTGAACGGTTGGATTCTCAAATGCGATTTCGTCGAGTTTCAACGCACCGGCGCGTACGTCGAAAAGGTGATGAGCGGCTCGCTCTTGCGCTACAACGCCTACACCGGCATCCGCGATGCCAGTGTGATTCGCGTGCGGTCGGTCGAAAACACGTTTGCGATTTCCAAGATGCAAGTGATGACCGATTATCTGCGCGCGCGATTTGCTGGCATCATCAAGCCCGGACACACGGACGGCGGCGTGACGATACCGCGTCAGGTGCAACACGAGTTTGCGAAAATGGTCGCGGTCAAAGTGCTGGCGTGGATCGGCGATGACGGCTATCCAATGATCATCCCCGCACTTTCGATGCAACCGACTGGCGCGGAGAATTTGATCTGCCACACCATGCCAACGCTTCCGCATCCGCCGACTGAGACCCAGGTTGCAACGAATATCCTGACGTTCGATGCGATTTCGTACCAAGCCAAAGGCAAGTGGAACCTGCGCGGCGACATTGGCAATCTTTGCGTGCAAGAGGTGTACGCAGGTGGTCCGCCTCTGCCCGGCGAACGGGTTGCGTAG
- a CDS encoding ABC transporter permease: MSAVQPQQYQVATDVLAKRAEEESRFALSQWQLMWRKFVRSRAATVGGSVVVLSYVMAIFAGFLAPYGGDQRFTTYLFAPPQGLHWDLEHGLYIHGLTAKRDPETLAMVFGTDTSRIIPVQFFVHDQPYKLFGFIETDVHLYGVADKDIGIFLLGSDRQGRDMVSRLVIGSQISLTIGLVGVFLSLLLGSVLGVVSGYFGGWVDNIMQRTIEVIRSFPTIPLWMALSAALPQHWTSEQQYFGITIILSFVGWTWLARQLRGKVLAVREEEFVLAAQLSGASDRWVIFRHLIPAVFGHIIVIATLVMPRMIIAESTLSFFGIGLRPPTISWGVLLQEAQNLHTIRQAPWLLSPVLFIAVAVLALNFFGDGLRDAADPYAR; encoded by the coding sequence ATGAGTGCAGTTCAACCACAACAATATCAAGTCGCCACGGACGTCCTGGCGAAACGGGCTGAAGAAGAATCGCGTTTTGCTCTTTCGCAATGGCAGTTGATGTGGCGCAAGTTCGTGCGTTCGCGCGCGGCGACGGTCGGCGGCAGCGTGGTCGTGCTGTCGTACGTGATGGCGATCTTTGCCGGTTTCCTTGCGCCATACGGCGGCGATCAACGTTTCACGACCTATCTCTTCGCTCCGCCCCAGGGTTTGCACTGGGATCTCGAACATGGTTTGTACATTCATGGCTTGACTGCCAAGCGCGATCCCGAAACATTGGCGATGGTCTTTGGCACGGACACGAGCCGCATCATCCCGGTTCAGTTCTTTGTCCACGATCAACCCTACAAACTTTTCGGATTCATTGAGACGGATGTCCACCTTTACGGAGTTGCCGACAAAGACATTGGTATCTTTCTGTTGGGGAGTGATCGCCAGGGACGCGATATGGTCTCGCGGCTCGTGATCGGCAGCCAGATTTCGCTGACGATTGGTTTAGTCGGCGTCTTTCTCAGTCTGCTCTTGGGTTCTGTGCTCGGCGTAGTGTCGGGTTACTTTGGCGGCTGGGTTGACAACATTATGCAGCGCACCATCGAAGTGATTCGCTCTTTCCCCACGATCCCGTTGTGGATGGCGTTATCTGCCGCGCTTCCGCAGCACTGGACGTCGGAGCAACAATATTTCGGGATCACGATCATTCTGTCCTTCGTCGGCTGGACGTGGTTGGCGCGACAGTTGCGCGGCAAGGTGCTGGCAGTGCGCGAAGAGGAATTCGTTCTCGCCGCTCAACTCTCCGGCGCGAGTGATCGCTGGGTCATCTTTCGTCACCTGATTCCAGCCGTGTTCGGGCACATCATCGTGATTGCAACGCTCGTCATGCCGCGTATGATTATCGCCGAATCCACCCTCTCGTTCTTTGGCATTGGTTTGCGCCCGCCGACGATCAGTTGGGGTGTGTTGTTGCAAGAAGCGCAGAACTTGCACACGATTCGTCAAGCGCCCTGGCTGTTGTCTCCCGTACTTTTTATCGCGGTGGCGGTACTGGCGCTCAACTTTTTCGGCGATGGTTTGCGCGACGCCGCGGACCCGTATGCTCGCTAA
- a CDS encoding uroporphyrinogen decarboxylase yields MTPWDRFATVARGGTADRVPVALIVDSPWLPGYAGVDTLDYFLREEVWLKLNLDLLTRFPEVAWIPGFWIEYGMAAEPSGFGARVLWHHDRPPSIEAVRGGLAALVDIEPPDPYEHGLMPLVLKRYADLEKRLLPQGIEVKMVTARGPFAVANWILGATDFMITLASEPDTIQHFLETLTTTIIAFLRAQLDTLHAPAGIMVLDDIMGMVSPDMFEQFVRPHFSRIFREFDGLVKVLHNDTPCMHLCKPLATLGFDVFNFSHEMDIATVQAAMPGIALMGNVPPYSVMAEGTAEQVETWARECIRKTNGRGLVLSAGGGVSPGTPASAIDALVRATQV; encoded by the coding sequence ATGACACCCTGGGATCGTTTTGCAACCGTGGCGCGCGGCGGTACCGCCGACCGCGTCCCCGTCGCCTTGATCGTGGACAGCCCGTGGCTACCTGGTTACGCCGGCGTTGACACGCTCGATTATTTTTTGCGCGAAGAGGTGTGGCTCAAGCTCAATCTCGATTTGCTCACGCGCTTTCCGGAGGTCGCGTGGATTCCTGGCTTTTGGATCGAGTACGGGATGGCGGCGGAACCATCGGGGTTTGGCGCGCGTGTGCTGTGGCACCACGACCGCCCGCCTTCGATTGAAGCGGTGCGCGGCGGGCTTGCCGCGCTCGTGGACATCGAGCCGCCCGATCCGTACGAGCACGGCTTGATGCCGCTCGTCCTCAAACGCTACGCCGATTTGGAAAAACGGTTGTTGCCGCAAGGCATCGAAGTAAAGATGGTCACCGCGCGGGGACCGTTCGCGGTGGCGAATTGGATTCTCGGCGCGACCGATTTCATGATCACGCTTGCTTCTGAGCCGGACACGATTCAACATTTTCTCGAAACACTCACGACCACGATCATTGCGTTTTTGCGCGCGCAACTCGATACGCTCCACGCGCCCGCCGGCATCATGGTGCTCGACGATATTATGGGTATGGTCTCGCCAGACATGTTCGAGCAATTCGTGCGCCCGCATTTCTCGCGTATCTTTCGCGAGTTCGACGGACTCGTCAAGGTGTTGCACAACGATACGCCGTGCATGCATTTGTGCAAGCCGCTCGCGACGCTCGGTTTCGATGTGTTCAATTTTTCGCACGAGATGGACATCGCGACGGTGCAAGCCGCGATGCCCGGCATCGCGTTGATGGGCAACGTGCCGCCGTACTCGGTGATGGCGGAAGGTACCGCTGAGCAAGTCGAGACCTGGGCGCGCGAGTGCATTCGCAAAACGAATGGACGCGGTTTGGTTCTCTCCGCCGGCGGCGGCGTCAGTCCTGGCACCCCGGCGAGCGCGATTGACGCGTTGGTGCGGGCGACGCAGGTCTGA
- a CDS encoding LacI family DNA-binding transcriptional regulator, which translates to MGKDASARPKLLDVARHAHVSPATVSRVIHNNAPVRDNVRARVLASMHALGYEMSRATFALYRDTIAVSIPDLLNPFFSEIVRGIEDEAAANAWMMMLVDFAEDMRRERDLLEMTLTKPLDGIIVCGSRLADLDLIALREQHNTPMVLLNRKVVHPEIPCILVDFENATYRAARHLLNLGHTRLAYLAGPAASTTSRVRRHGIEIALQEVGLCLPDEWCPASFPNVDGAFQAMSALLSLAQDARPTAVLAYNDVMALGALHAIRAHRLRVPEDVSVVGFDDIAMAAHANPPLTTIAQPKYRMGKLAMRLILQIARNEPIRSEGFTLLDSPLIVRESTAPVSVNGKERA; encoded by the coding sequence GTGGGCAAAGACGCCTCGGCTCGACCCAAGTTACTCGACGTTGCGCGACACGCGCACGTTTCCCCGGCGACCGTTTCTCGCGTGATTCACAACAACGCGCCCGTGCGCGATAATGTTCGCGCGCGTGTGCTCGCCTCGATGCACGCCCTCGGTTACGAAATGTCGCGCGCGACCTTCGCGCTTTATCGCGACACGATTGCCGTTTCGATTCCCGATCTGCTCAATCCGTTTTTCAGCGAAATCGTGCGCGGAATTGAAGACGAAGCCGCCGCGAATGCGTGGATGATGATGTTGGTGGATTTCGCCGAAGACATGCGCCGCGAACGCGACTTGCTGGAAATGACGCTGACCAAACCCTTGGACGGGATTATTGTTTGCGGGTCGCGTCTCGCCGATCTAGATTTGATCGCGCTGCGCGAACAACACAATACCCCTATGGTGCTGCTCAATCGCAAGGTCGTGCATCCGGAAATTCCGTGCATCCTCGTTGATTTTGAAAACGCCACGTATCGCGCGGCGCGTCACTTGCTCAACCTGGGTCACACGCGCCTCGCGTACCTCGCCGGTCCCGCCGCCTCGACAACCTCGCGCGTGCGACGACACGGCATCGAAATCGCCTTGCAAGAAGTGGGATTGTGTTTGCCGGATGAATGGTGCCCCGCGAGTTTTCCGAATGTGGACGGCGCGTTTCAAGCGATGAGCGCGCTGTTGTCGCTCGCCCAAGACGCGCGCCCGACGGCGGTGCTTGCGTACAACGACGTGATGGCGCTCGGCGCGTTGCACGCGATTCGCGCGCATCGGTTGCGCGTGCCGGAAGATGTGTCGGTCGTCGGCTTTGACGACATCGCGATGGCGGCGCACGCGAATCCGCCGCTCACGACGATCGCGCAACCCAAGTATCGCATGGGCAAGCTCGCGATGCGCTTGATTCTGCAGATCGCGCGCAACGAGCCGATTCGCAGTGAAGGTTTCACGCTGCTCGATTCTCCGCTGATCGTGCGCGAATCTACCGCGCCGGTCAGTGTGAATGGAAAGGAACGCGCATGA
- a CDS encoding ABC transporter ATP-binding protein, with the protein MMTTKNAKNLIEIKNLKTYFDTLDGTVRAVDGVSLTIAPRETLGLVGESGCGKSVTAYSILRLLPPKYSRIVEGEILYHRINGEKIDLAQVDPRGDEIRSIRGNDIAMIFQEPMTSLSPVHTVGSQIMEAIELHQQVTKAEAKERTIAMLRQVGIAMPEQRFHDFPHQFSGGMRQRAMIAMALSCNPALLIADEPTTALDVTIQAQILETMKALQEQFQMAILIITHNLGVVAEMANRVAVMYMGKIVETGTARAIYHDPRHPYTVGLMQSVPKMGRGIKERLVPIAGSVPDPFSIPQGCAFFPRCAAQKKTACQGPADVPLTEVKPGHWVRCTLYQ; encoded by the coding sequence ATGATGACGACGAAAAATGCCAAGAATCTGATCGAGATCAAGAATCTCAAAACCTACTTTGATACGTTGGATGGTACCGTGCGCGCTGTGGATGGTGTTTCGCTGACCATCGCGCCGCGCGAAACCCTGGGCTTGGTGGGCGAATCGGGGTGCGGCAAATCGGTCACCGCGTATTCCATCTTGCGCCTCCTCCCACCCAAGTACTCGCGGATTGTCGAGGGCGAAATTCTGTATCATCGCATTAACGGCGAAAAAATAGATCTCGCGCAAGTTGATCCACGCGGCGACGAAATTCGCAGCATTCGCGGCAATGACATCGCGATGATTTTTCAAGAGCCGATGACGTCGCTTTCGCCGGTGCATACCGTCGGCAGCCAGATCATGGAAGCGATCGAATTGCACCAGCAGGTTACCAAAGCCGAAGCGAAAGAACGCACGATCGCGATGTTGCGTCAGGTCGGCATCGCGATGCCGGAACAACGCTTTCACGATTTCCCCCACCAATTTTCCGGCGGCATGCGCCAGCGCGCGATGATCGCGATGGCGTTATCTTGCAATCCCGCGCTGTTGATTGCGGACGAACCGACGACCGCGCTCGACGTGACGATTCAAGCGCAAATTCTCGAAACGATGAAAGCGTTGCAAGAGCAATTCCAGATGGCGATCTTGATCATTACGCACAATCTCGGCGTGGTCGCGGAAATGGCGAATCGCGTCGCGGTGATGTACATGGGCAAGATCGTGGAAACCGGCACGGCGCGCGCGATTTACCACGATCCGCGACATCCTTACACGGTGGGCTTGATGCAGTCCGTGCCGAAAATGGGGCGCGGCATCAAGGAACGTCTCGTGCCGATTGCCGGCAGCGTGCCCGATCCGTTTTCGATTCCCCAGGGTTGCGCGTTCTTCCCGCGGTGTGCGGCGCAAAAGAAAACCGCGTGCCAGGGTCCGGCGGATGTGCCTTTGACTGAAGTCAAGCCCGGACATTGGGTGCGTTGCACCTTGTATCAATGA